The following are from one region of the Synechococcus sp. CBW1108 genome:
- a CDS encoding alpha-E domain-containing protein → MLSRVADSLYWINRYVERAENISRFVEVSEAMALDCPPGSAEPWLPLIDASGDRELFDRLYPAGGPEQVVEFLVRAEANPHSVANCIAIARENARQIRDVITTEMWEQLNDIYWTLLDSEGFWKQQPQEQLRDIRRACQLFYGITDATLSRDLSWHFSRLGRLLERADKTTRILDVKYFLLLPSPDEVGGVLDELQWISLLRSAGAYQMFRQSQQQAIEPKAVAAFLLLDPIFPRSVRYCLERINETLRIVRGQAVPGAPDELECLSGLTLARWSYTSIDELIAGGLHESIDDLQSDLNRLHDLVEQRYFIADSACVPA, encoded by the coding sequence ATGCTGAGCCGCGTCGCCGATTCGCTGTACTGGATCAACCGCTATGTAGAGCGGGCTGAGAACATCTCCCGCTTCGTCGAGGTGAGTGAGGCCATGGCCCTCGACTGCCCTCCCGGCAGCGCCGAGCCCTGGCTGCCCCTGATCGATGCCAGTGGCGATCGGGAGTTGTTTGATCGGCTCTATCCGGCCGGCGGGCCCGAGCAGGTGGTGGAGTTTCTGGTGCGGGCAGAAGCCAACCCCCACAGCGTGGCCAACTGCATCGCCATCGCCCGGGAAAACGCACGCCAGATCCGCGACGTGATCACCACCGAGATGTGGGAGCAGCTCAACGACATCTACTGGACCCTGCTTGACAGCGAAGGCTTCTGGAAACAGCAGCCCCAGGAGCAGTTGCGGGACATCCGTCGGGCCTGCCAGCTCTTCTATGGCATCACCGATGCCACCCTCAGCCGTGACCTCTCCTGGCACTTCAGCCGGCTGGGCCGACTGCTGGAGAGGGCCGACAAGACCACCCGCATCCTCGATGTCAAATACTTTCTGCTGTTGCCCTCCCCGGATGAGGTCGGCGGTGTGCTGGATGAACTGCAGTGGATCTCGCTGCTGCGCAGTGCCGGGGCCTATCAGATGTTCCGCCAGTCCCAGCAGCAGGCGATCGAACCGAAAGCCGTGGCCGCCTTTCTCCTACTGGATCCGATCTTTCCCCGGTCGGTGCGCTACTGCCTGGAGCGCATCAACGAAACCCTGCGCATCGTGCGGGGCCAGGCCGTGCCAGGTGCCCCCGATGAGCTCGAATGCCTCAGCGGTCTCACCCTGGCCCGCTGGAGCTACACGAGCATCGACGAGCTGATCGCCGGGGGATTGCACGAGTCGATCGACGATCTGCAAAGCGATCTCAACCGGCTCCATGATCTGGTCGAGCAGCGCTACTTCATCGCCGACTCCGCATGCGTGCCCGCGTAA
- a CDS encoding transglutaminase family protein, translated as MRARVIHTFTYSYSAPVLLGPHRFCLKPRGQGFQRLLDFQLTISPQPGRQYPLVAASGDEIIRARFNGPCEAFSVRASSLVETETPPLLQACLEGNEPLLPYPVGHLNGDLAGSLEGWLPNGQHDPAAVDVAQEALMGSDQRALMFLQQLVEIIQDRVKYTQRHVGPAWPAGRTLKERVGSCRDLAMLMVEACRCVGLPARFVSGYHLVEPKPEIYDLHAWAEVYLPGAGWRGFDPSGSGIIDDRYIPLATSSKPELTAAVTGSFSGPNGVESKMSWSIEAEIQESAIQESTIHESSGAPEVPHPL; from the coding sequence ATGCGTGCCCGCGTAATCCACACCTTCACCTACAGCTACAGCGCACCCGTGCTGCTTGGCCCCCACCGCTTCTGCCTCAAACCCAGGGGCCAGGGTTTCCAGCGCCTGCTGGATTTCCAGCTGACGATCAGCCCCCAGCCCGGACGCCAGTACCCCCTGGTGGCCGCCAGCGGCGATGAAATCATCCGGGCCCGCTTCAACGGACCCTGCGAAGCCTTCAGTGTGCGGGCCAGCAGCCTGGTGGAAACCGAAACGCCCCCCCTGCTGCAGGCCTGCCTGGAGGGCAACGAACCCCTGCTGCCCTACCCCGTGGGCCACCTCAACGGGGATCTGGCCGGCAGCCTGGAGGGCTGGCTGCCCAATGGACAGCACGATCCAGCCGCGGTGGACGTGGCCCAGGAGGCGCTGATGGGCAGCGATCAGCGGGCCCTGATGTTCCTGCAGCAGCTGGTGGAGATCATCCAGGACCGGGTCAAGTACACCCAGAGGCACGTGGGTCCGGCCTGGCCCGCCGGCCGGACCCTCAAGGAGCGGGTGGGCTCCTGCCGCGACCTGGCGATGCTGATGGTCGAGGCTTGCCGCTGCGTCGGCCTGCCGGCCCGTTTTGTCAGCGGTTACCACCTGGTGGAACCGAAACCTGAGATTTACGACCTGCATGCCTGGGCCGAGGTCTACCTCCCCGGTGCCGGCTGGCGGGGCTTTGACCCGAGCGGCAGCGGCATCATCGACGACCGCTACATCCCCCTGGCCACCTCCTCCAAGCCGGAGCTGACGGCGGCGGTCACCGGCAGCTTCTCCGGCCCCAACGGCGTGGAGAGCAAAATGAGCTGGAGCATCGAGGCTGAAATCCAGGAGTCGGCAATCCAAGAGTCGACAATTCATGAGTCGTCCGGGGCCCCTGAGGTTCCCCATCCCCTCTGA
- a CDS encoding transglutaminase family protein, producing the protein MSEAIPVPAEAIPGPAEVIEQRLRQAGVQLTMGGEPTLVPLEPDGAEWNVAADGPTKLGYARALAKELQRRAWPDSTLLYCPGKRYDGEVNPRWALRLIRGGDGDPLALWPSPNPAAVPRKSQALKFLAKLGKGLGCRLHPLALRDPLQAERRIWAIPLSCEQGRWHSLNWPLAKPLRQLSAAQGPAGLRLPLQHFPEQGLRQVLTLELDGEGWGLFLPPLAREPLEQLLQLIARHSSAWQRPELSGVLPVDCSGHWQVLGLTADPGVLEVNLPVCPSWQDYADWILLLEQAAAAVGLRCWREQGGRREGTGGGNHLLLGGPSLETNPFFARPAWLVGILRYWQHHPCLGYLFSGRSVGPASQAPRTDEGSASLLDLELAHRALEHLPPGDQRVAIGETLRHLHADRSGNTHRSEISLDKFWNPAWTAGCQGLLEFRALESLPEPGWTNAVALLWRALAVHLLEPAHRPSQLRDWGPALHDRLLLPSQLWSDLEQVLAELAAAGLALDPKPFAEIWQWRFPQLLHWQEGAAELTIRQALEPWPLLCDTPVEGGSTSRFVDSSLRRFELITSPDFRRRFRLELQGRAVPLPAPEEQGPLAVRYRQEALFPCLHPCLPVDVPLELVLSDAASGTRLQAWRLEREEQGFGPIADQPGEPRGKGPSLRGPDPGSCSLDLRL; encoded by the coding sequence GTGTCTGAAGCGATCCCAGTCCCTGCTGAGGCCATCCCAGGTCCTGCTGAGGTGATCGAACAACGCCTGCGCCAGGCCGGCGTGCAGCTCACCATGGGAGGGGAGCCAACCTTGGTGCCCCTAGAACCGGATGGGGCGGAGTGGAACGTGGCCGCCGATGGCCCCACCAAGCTCGGCTATGCCAGGGCCCTGGCCAAGGAGCTGCAACGTCGGGCCTGGCCCGACAGCACCCTGCTCTACTGCCCCGGCAAGCGCTACGACGGCGAAGTCAATCCCCGCTGGGCCCTACGGCTGATCCGCGGCGGCGACGGCGACCCCCTGGCGCTCTGGCCTAGCCCGAACCCAGCCGCGGTGCCCAGAAAAAGCCAGGCGCTGAAATTTTTGGCGAAACTCGGCAAGGGGCTCGGCTGCCGCCTGCACCCCCTGGCCCTGCGGGACCCCCTCCAGGCCGAGCGGCGGATTTGGGCCATACCGTTGAGCTGCGAGCAGGGCCGCTGGCATTCGCTCAACTGGCCGCTGGCCAAGCCCCTGCGCCAGCTCAGCGCAGCCCAGGGCCCGGCCGGGCTGCGCCTGCCCCTGCAGCACTTCCCTGAGCAGGGCCTGCGCCAGGTGCTCACCTTGGAGCTCGACGGGGAGGGCTGGGGACTGTTTCTGCCACCCCTGGCCCGGGAGCCCCTGGAACAGCTGCTGCAGCTGATCGCCCGGCACAGCAGCGCCTGGCAGCGGCCGGAGCTCAGCGGCGTGCTGCCGGTGGACTGCAGCGGCCACTGGCAGGTGCTGGGCCTGACGGCCGACCCCGGCGTGCTGGAGGTGAACCTGCCGGTGTGCCCCAGCTGGCAGGACTATGCCGACTGGATCCTGCTGCTGGAGCAGGCCGCCGCGGCCGTGGGCCTGCGCTGTTGGCGGGAGCAGGGCGGGCGCCGCGAGGGCACCGGCGGCGGCAACCACCTGCTGCTGGGGGGGCCGAGCCTGGAGACCAACCCCTTCTTTGCCCGACCTGCCTGGCTAGTGGGAATCCTGCGCTACTGGCAGCACCACCCATGCCTGGGTTATCTGTTCAGCGGCCGCAGCGTCGGCCCGGCTTCCCAGGCACCCCGAACCGATGAGGGCTCCGCCAGCCTGCTGGACCTGGAACTGGCCCACCGGGCCCTCGAGCACCTGCCCCCGGGGGACCAGCGGGTGGCGATCGGCGAAACCCTGCGCCACCTGCACGCCGACCGCAGCGGCAACACCCACCGCAGCGAGATCAGCCTCGACAAGTTCTGGAACCCGGCCTGGACCGCCGGCTGCCAGGGACTACTGGAATTTCGGGCCCTGGAGTCCTTGCCTGAACCCGGCTGGACCAACGCCGTCGCCCTGCTCTGGCGCGCCCTGGCCGTGCATCTGCTCGAGCCCGCCCATCGCCCCAGCCAACTGCGTGACTGGGGCCCAGCCCTGCACGACAGGCTCCTACTCCCCAGCCAGCTCTGGAGCGATCTGGAGCAGGTGCTGGCCGAGCTCGCCGCTGCGGGCCTGGCGCTCGATCCCAAACCCTTTGCGGAGATCTGGCAGTGGCGCTTCCCACAGCTGCTGCACTGGCAGGAGGGGGCTGCAGAGCTGACGATCCGCCAGGCCCTCGAACCCTGGCCCCTGCTCTGCGACACGCCGGTGGAGGGGGGCAGCACCAGCCGCTTCGTGGACAGCTCCCTGCGGCGCTTCGAACTGATCACCAGCCCCGACTTCCGCCGCCGCTTCCGGCTGGAACTGCAGGGCAGAGCCGTGCCCCTGCCAGCTCCAGAGGAGCAGGGGCCGCTGGCCGTGCGCTACCGCCAGGAGGCCCTGTTCCCCTGCCTGCATCCCTGCCTGCCGGTGGATGTGCCCCTAGAGCTGGTACTGAGCGATGCCGCCAGCGGCACCAGGCTGCAGGCCTGGCGGCTAGAGCGGGAGGAGCAGGGCTTTGGGCCCATCGCCGACCAGCCCGGGGAGCCCAGGGGTAAGGGGCCAAGCCTGCGCGGCCCAGATCCGGGATCCTGCAGCCTCGATCTGCGCCTCTAG
- a CDS encoding redox protein has product MFELIPYEKFRDTPAVRFFDITVAASNARDLVIHAGPAISPPDEEKTGAWQFYLHPHQEDNLLALHGGRTFYLVNFGWNYPYHIVRLETGGDILRIPPGTFHRSVSDPDGSVVLNQAVREEGASVQREFRVYNSRRIPRLFATTFKTAPLPKLHGVSW; this is encoded by the coding sequence ATGTTTGAGTTGATCCCCTACGAGAAGTTCCGGGATACCCCGGCGGTGCGCTTTTTTGACATCACCGTCGCCGCATCGAATGCCCGCGACCTGGTGATCCATGCCGGCCCGGCCATCAGCCCCCCTGACGAGGAGAAGACCGGCGCCTGGCAGTTTTATCTGCACCCCCACCAGGAGGACAACCTGCTGGCCCTCCACGGCGGCCGCACCTTCTACCTGGTGAATTTCGGCTGGAATTACCCCTATCACATAGTTCGCCTGGAAACCGGTGGCGACATCCTGCGCATTCCCCCGGGCACCTTCCACCGCTCCGTTTCCGACCCGGATGGCTCAGTGGTGCTCAACCAGGCCGTGCGCGAGGAGGGTGCCAGCGTGCAGCGGGAATTCCGCGTCTACAACAGCCGCCGCATCCCGCGCCTGTTTGCCACCACCTTCAAAACGGCGCCCCTGCCCAAGTTGCACGGGGTCAGCTGGTAG